In Zonotrichia leucophrys gambelii isolate GWCS_2022_RI chromosome 14, RI_Zleu_2.0, whole genome shotgun sequence, a single window of DNA contains:
- the RNPS1 gene encoding RNA-binding protein with serine-rich domain 1 isoform X1, with the protein MVARGAPSPTKRKDRSEEKSKDRSKDKAAAKESSEKDRGRDKTRKRRSASSGSSSTRSRSSSTSSSGSSSSTGSSSGSSSSSASSRSGSSSTSRSSSSSSSSGSPSPSRRRHDNRRRSRSKSKPPKRDEKERKRRSPSPRPTKVHVGRLTRNVTKDHIMEIFSTYGKIKMIDMPVDRLNPHLSKGYAYVEFENPDDAEKALKHMDGGQIDGQEITATAVLAPRPRPPPRRFSPPRRMLPPPPMWRRSPPRMRRRSRSPRRRSPVRRRSRSRSPGRRRHRSRSSSNSSR; encoded by the exons ATGGTGGCGCGAGG GGCTCCCTCACCAACCAAGCGCAAGGACAGGTCAGAAGAGAAGTCGAAGGACCGGTCCAAGGATAAAGCAGCTGCCAAGGAATCGAGTGAGAAGGATCGCGGTCGCGACAAAACACGCAAGAGACGCAGTGCCTCCAGTGGGAGCAGCAGTACCAG ATCCCGTTCCAGCTCAACTTCCAGCTCAGGGTCCAGTTCCAGCACTGGTTCTAGCAGTGGCTCAAGTTCCTCGTCTGCCTCCAGCCGCTCTGGGAGCTCCAGCACCTCGCGCAGTTCCAGTTCGAGCAGCTCTTCTGGCTCTCCCAGTCCTTCTCGACGCAGACATGACAACAGGAGACGGTCCCGCTCCAA GTCCAAACCACCCAAGagagatgaaaaggaaaggaagaggcgGAGCCCATCACCCAGACCCACAAAAGTGCATGTTGGAAGGCTCACTAGAAATGTGACAAAG gatCACATCATGGAAATTTTTTCCACTTATGGAAAGATTAAAATGATTGACATGCCAGTTGACAGGCTAAACCCACATCTCTCCAAAGGTTATGCTTATGTGGAGTTTGAAAACCCAGATGATGCTGAGAAAGCCCTGAAACACATGGATGGAG GCCAGATTGACGGTCAGGAGatcacagccacagctgtgctggcaccacGGCCTCGGCCACCTCCCAGACGCTTCAGCCCCCCCAGGAGGatgctgccgccgccgcccatGTGGCGCAGGTCCCCCCCTCGCATGAGGAGGAG GTCCCGCTCCCCTCGGCGCCGCTCCCCCGTTCGCCGGCGATCCCGATCCCGCTCTCCCGGGCGGAGGCGCCACCGCAGCCGCTCCAGCTCCAACTCCTCAAGATAA
- the RNPS1 gene encoding RNA-binding protein with serine-rich domain 1 isoform X2 has translation MAPSPTKRKDRSEEKSKDRSKDKAAAKESSEKDRGRDKTRKRRSASSGSSSTRSRSSSTSSSGSSSSTGSSSGSSSSSASSRSGSSSTSRSSSSSSSSGSPSPSRRRHDNRRRSRSKSKPPKRDEKERKRRSPSPRPTKVHVGRLTRNVTKDHIMEIFSTYGKIKMIDMPVDRLNPHLSKGYAYVEFENPDDAEKALKHMDGGQIDGQEITATAVLAPRPRPPPRRFSPPRRMLPPPPMWRRSPPRMRRRSRSPRRRSPVRRRSRSRSPGRRRHRSRSSSNSSR, from the exons AT GGCTCCCTCACCAACCAAGCGCAAGGACAGGTCAGAAGAGAAGTCGAAGGACCGGTCCAAGGATAAAGCAGCTGCCAAGGAATCGAGTGAGAAGGATCGCGGTCGCGACAAAACACGCAAGAGACGCAGTGCCTCCAGTGGGAGCAGCAGTACCAG ATCCCGTTCCAGCTCAACTTCCAGCTCAGGGTCCAGTTCCAGCACTGGTTCTAGCAGTGGCTCAAGTTCCTCGTCTGCCTCCAGCCGCTCTGGGAGCTCCAGCACCTCGCGCAGTTCCAGTTCGAGCAGCTCTTCTGGCTCTCCCAGTCCTTCTCGACGCAGACATGACAACAGGAGACGGTCCCGCTCCAA GTCCAAACCACCCAAGagagatgaaaaggaaaggaagaggcgGAGCCCATCACCCAGACCCACAAAAGTGCATGTTGGAAGGCTCACTAGAAATGTGACAAAG gatCACATCATGGAAATTTTTTCCACTTATGGAAAGATTAAAATGATTGACATGCCAGTTGACAGGCTAAACCCACATCTCTCCAAAGGTTATGCTTATGTGGAGTTTGAAAACCCAGATGATGCTGAGAAAGCCCTGAAACACATGGATGGAG GCCAGATTGACGGTCAGGAGatcacagccacagctgtgctggcaccacGGCCTCGGCCACCTCCCAGACGCTTCAGCCCCCCCAGGAGGatgctgccgccgccgcccatGTGGCGCAGGTCCCCCCCTCGCATGAGGAGGAG GTCCCGCTCCCCTCGGCGCCGCTCCCCCGTTCGCCGGCGATCCCGATCCCGCTCTCCCGGGCGGAGGCGCCACCGCAGCCGCTCCAGCTCCAACTCCTCAAGATAA
- the TELO2 gene encoding telomere length regulation protein TEL2 homolog isoform X2, with translation MAAALAPPGPGAALDLGLESLLREAVAALDRAGEGLVAALGAVRAALAAAGGPAALGERERALFGALLRRLARAPGAARPEGLWQCCFLEGPPGLVLCVLLEALGSAGSGLDPREVAVVLEQFLQQGRLSALLWEVCQPQAQAGCLELQGTLLSKIVCLPEHVSNKLLGKNPPVFFPQNYFPLLGDAVLQVLEKISDSLRGGLDCSISFVSHVLGKVCVHGWQKEILGVLVPRLTDLTKSDCIWQRICWQLVEGVPDRWMEAVVLGFVQRAPGADVLSRLLGNLVVKNKKAEFVVAQKMLLLQYGHTTAVLQNLLGYLALDSGRRPLLLRVLQDLLQTWSSSSAVKHSPAEQQLYISKAILICLSHLKEPEIASCRQELLTGMMEGVKCHLGSSLPQLRRLGMVVAESISSSINTEGPVLKFEYEEDDETRELKSLLVQTPSFCVVPSLPDNESEKAGAALPLVPERNENSCTAAPVKADEESDAELDSDDDLIPYDMSEDKELKLKAPMYIRDCIEVLTGSRPEDVDKWEATVKALESLVRRNPAATREVSVELAKILLHLEEKTCIEGFVELRQRAQVAVLITDPIPVAKYLTSQFYSLNYSLRQRMDILDVLVLAAQELSCPKFHGKTKHSGVQKPCIQLLPESDSSKGWRRIVDERIKSKTRRFDTGQSRVELASCPNEFNSVAGYFFFPLIQHFDRPLTTFDLLGEDHLVLGRLVHTLAVLMYLAVNTVAVTAMGKALLEFVWALRFHTDSYVRRGLLSCISSLLLSVPTERILADMTEELLETQSWLGDVMEKDPDGDCRRLALQNLLLMENLKKKLEAVPS, from the exons ATGGCGGCGGCGCTGGCGCCCCCCGGGCCGGGAGCCGCTCTCGATTTGGGGCTGGAGTCCCTCCTGCGGGAGGCCGTGGCGGCTCTGGaccgggctggggaggggttgGTGGCGGCGCTGGGCGCGGTACGCGCCGCTCTGGCGGCAGCGGGCGGCCCAGCCGCGCTCGGGGAGCGGGAGCGGGCGCTGTTCGGCGCCCTCCTGCGCAGGCTGGCCCGGGCGCCTGGCGCGGCGCGGCCCGAGGGCTTGTGGCAGTGCTGTTTCCTGGAGGGCCCGCCCGGCCTTGTCCTCTGCGTGTTGCTGGAGGCGCTTGGCTCTGCGGG CTCTGGCCTCGACCCGAGGGAGGTAGCTGTGGTCCTGGAgcagttcctgcagcagggccggCTGTCAGCGTTGCTGTGGGAGGTCTGTCAGCCgcaggcacaggcaggctgTCTGGAACTGCAGGGCACCCTGCTCAGCAAGATCGTCTGTTTGCCCGAGCATGTGAGCAATAAACTCCTGGGGAAAAACCCACCAGTGTTCTTCCCACAGAATTACTTCCCTCTCCTGGGTGATGCAGTTCTCCAGGTGCTAGAGAAGATCTCTGACTCTCTGCGGG GTGGCTTGGACTGCTCCATCTCTTTTGTTTCTCATGTCTTGGGGAAGGTGTGTGTTCATGGATGGCAAA AGGAAATTCTGGGAGTTTTGGTGCCCCGCCTGACAGACCTCACCAAGTCAGACTGCATCTGGCAGAGGATATGCTGGCAGTTGGTGGAAGGTGTACCAGACCGCTGGATGGAAGCAGTGGTCCTTGGTTTTGTGCAGAGAGCACCTGG GGCAGATGTCTTGTCCAGATTGCTGGGTAACCTGGTTGTGAAGAACAAGAAGGCTGAGTTTGTGGTGGCACAGAAGATGCTGCTCTTGCAATATGGCCACACG acagcagtgctgcagaaccTCCTTGGCTACCTGGCCCTGGACAGCGGCCGGCGCCCTTTGCTGCTCAGG GTGCTGCAGGACCTGTTGCagacctggagcagcagcagtgctgtgaaacACTCACCAGCGGAGCAGCAGCTGTACATTAGCAAGGCCATCCTCATCTGCCTCTCCCACCTGAAGGAGCCTGAAATTGCAAGCTGCAGACAAG AGCTTCTGACAGGCATGATGGAGGGTGTGAAATGCCACTTGGGGAGCAGTCTGCCTCAGCTGCGGCGTCTGGGCATGGTGGTGGCAGAGAGCATCAGCTCGAGCATAAACACCGAAGGGCCTGTCCTGAAGTTTGAG TATGAAGAGGATGATGAAACAAGAGAATTGAAGTCCCTTCTGGTGCAGACTCCATCATTCTGTGTTGTCCCCAGCCTTCCAGATAATGA GAGTGAGAAAGCAGGTGCTGCACTGCCCTTGGTGCCAGAGAGGAATGAGAACTCCTGTACAGCAGCCCCAGTTAAGGCAGATGAGGAGTCGGATGCTGAACTTGACAG TGATGATGACCTCATCCCTTATGATATGTCTGAGGATAAAGAGCTAAAACTTAAGGCTCCTATGTATATCCGAGACTGTATTGAAG TTCTGACTGGATCAAGACCTGAAGATGTGGACAAATGGGAAGCTACAGTCAAGGCACTTGAGAGCTTGGTTCGGAGGAATCCAGCAGCAACAAGAGAG GTTAGCGTGGAGCTGGCAAAAATATTATTGCACCTGGAGGAGAAGACCTGCATTGAAGGCTTTGTGGAGCTCCGTCAAAGAGCTCAAGTAGCTGTTTTAATCACAGACCCAATACCT GTTGCAAAGTACTTGACCTCCCAGTTCTACTCTCTGAACTACAGTCTCCGTCAGCGCATGGACATCCTTGAT GTATTGGTTTTGGCAGCTCAGGAACTGTCCTGTCCCAAATTCCATGGGAAGACCAAACATTCTGGTGTCCAAAAGCCTTGTATCCAGCTCCTTCCAGAAAGTGACAGCTCTAAGGGCTGGAGAAGAATTGTTGATGAGAGGATCAAAAGCAAGACTCGGAGATTTGATACG GGTCAGTCTCGTGTGGAACTGGCTTCCTGCCCAAACGAGTTCAATTCTGTTGCTggatatttctttttcccattgATTCAGCACTTTGACAG GCCTTTAACAACATTTGATCTCCTGGGAGAAGATCACTTAGTCCTTGGAAGGCTGGTTCACACTTTAGCAGTTCTGATGTACTTGGCTGTCAACACTGTG gcagtgacagcaatGGGAAAGGCTCTGCTGGAATTTGTTTGGGCACTGCGTTTCCACACGGACTC GTATGTGCGCCGGGGCCTTTTGTCCTGtatctcctccctgctcctcagtgTCCCTACGGAACGGATTCTGGCAGACATGACAGAAGAGCTGTTGGAGACTCAGTCCTGGCTGGGAG ATGTGATGGAGAAAGACCCCGATGGGGACTGCAGAAGGCTGGCCCTGCAAAACTTGCTGCTAATGGAGAACCTGAAAAAGAAACTTGAAGCTGTTCCTTCCTAG
- the TELO2 gene encoding telomere length regulation protein TEL2 homolog isoform X1: MAAALAPPGPGAALDLGLESLLREAVAALDRAGEGLVAALGAVRAALAAAGGPAALGERERALFGALLRRLARAPGAARPEGLWQCCFLEGPPGLVLCVLLEALGSAGSGLDPREVAVVLEQFLQQGRLSALLWEVCQPQAQAGCLELQGTLLSKIVCLPEHVSNKLLGKNPPVFFPQNYFPLLGDAVLQVLEKISDSLRGGLDCSISFVSHVLGKVCVHGWQKEILGVLVPRLTDLTKSDCIWQRICWQLVEGVPDRWMEAVVLGFVQRAPGADVLSRLLGNLVVKNKKAEFVVAQKMLLLQYGHTTAVLQNLLGYLALDSGRRPLLLRVLQDLLQTWSSSSAVKHSPAEQQLYISKAILICLSHLKEPEIASCRQELLTGMMEGVKCHLGSSLPQLRRLGMVVAESISSSINTEGPVLKFEYEEDDETRELKSLLVQTPSFCVVPSLPDNDRSEKAGAALPLVPERNENSCTAAPVKADEESDAELDSDDDLIPYDMSEDKELKLKAPMYIRDCIEVLTGSRPEDVDKWEATVKALESLVRRNPAATREVSVELAKILLHLEEKTCIEGFVELRQRAQVAVLITDPIPVAKYLTSQFYSLNYSLRQRMDILDVLVLAAQELSCPKFHGKTKHSGVQKPCIQLLPESDSSKGWRRIVDERIKSKTRRFDTGQSRVELASCPNEFNSVAGYFFFPLIQHFDRPLTTFDLLGEDHLVLGRLVHTLAVLMYLAVNTVAVTAMGKALLEFVWALRFHTDSYVRRGLLSCISSLLLSVPTERILADMTEELLETQSWLGDVMEKDPDGDCRRLALQNLLLMENLKKKLEAVPS, from the exons ATGGCGGCGGCGCTGGCGCCCCCCGGGCCGGGAGCCGCTCTCGATTTGGGGCTGGAGTCCCTCCTGCGGGAGGCCGTGGCGGCTCTGGaccgggctggggaggggttgGTGGCGGCGCTGGGCGCGGTACGCGCCGCTCTGGCGGCAGCGGGCGGCCCAGCCGCGCTCGGGGAGCGGGAGCGGGCGCTGTTCGGCGCCCTCCTGCGCAGGCTGGCCCGGGCGCCTGGCGCGGCGCGGCCCGAGGGCTTGTGGCAGTGCTGTTTCCTGGAGGGCCCGCCCGGCCTTGTCCTCTGCGTGTTGCTGGAGGCGCTTGGCTCTGCGGG CTCTGGCCTCGACCCGAGGGAGGTAGCTGTGGTCCTGGAgcagttcctgcagcagggccggCTGTCAGCGTTGCTGTGGGAGGTCTGTCAGCCgcaggcacaggcaggctgTCTGGAACTGCAGGGCACCCTGCTCAGCAAGATCGTCTGTTTGCCCGAGCATGTGAGCAATAAACTCCTGGGGAAAAACCCACCAGTGTTCTTCCCACAGAATTACTTCCCTCTCCTGGGTGATGCAGTTCTCCAGGTGCTAGAGAAGATCTCTGACTCTCTGCGGG GTGGCTTGGACTGCTCCATCTCTTTTGTTTCTCATGTCTTGGGGAAGGTGTGTGTTCATGGATGGCAAA AGGAAATTCTGGGAGTTTTGGTGCCCCGCCTGACAGACCTCACCAAGTCAGACTGCATCTGGCAGAGGATATGCTGGCAGTTGGTGGAAGGTGTACCAGACCGCTGGATGGAAGCAGTGGTCCTTGGTTTTGTGCAGAGAGCACCTGG GGCAGATGTCTTGTCCAGATTGCTGGGTAACCTGGTTGTGAAGAACAAGAAGGCTGAGTTTGTGGTGGCACAGAAGATGCTGCTCTTGCAATATGGCCACACG acagcagtgctgcagaaccTCCTTGGCTACCTGGCCCTGGACAGCGGCCGGCGCCCTTTGCTGCTCAGG GTGCTGCAGGACCTGTTGCagacctggagcagcagcagtgctgtgaaacACTCACCAGCGGAGCAGCAGCTGTACATTAGCAAGGCCATCCTCATCTGCCTCTCCCACCTGAAGGAGCCTGAAATTGCAAGCTGCAGACAAG AGCTTCTGACAGGCATGATGGAGGGTGTGAAATGCCACTTGGGGAGCAGTCTGCCTCAGCTGCGGCGTCTGGGCATGGTGGTGGCAGAGAGCATCAGCTCGAGCATAAACACCGAAGGGCCTGTCCTGAAGTTTGAG TATGAAGAGGATGATGAAACAAGAGAATTGAAGTCCCTTCTGGTGCAGACTCCATCATTCTGTGTTGTCCCCAGCCTTCCAGATAATGA CAGGAGTGAGAAAGCAGGTGCTGCACTGCCCTTGGTGCCAGAGAGGAATGAGAACTCCTGTACAGCAGCCCCAGTTAAGGCAGATGAGGAGTCGGATGCTGAACTTGACAG TGATGATGACCTCATCCCTTATGATATGTCTGAGGATAAAGAGCTAAAACTTAAGGCTCCTATGTATATCCGAGACTGTATTGAAG TTCTGACTGGATCAAGACCTGAAGATGTGGACAAATGGGAAGCTACAGTCAAGGCACTTGAGAGCTTGGTTCGGAGGAATCCAGCAGCAACAAGAGAG GTTAGCGTGGAGCTGGCAAAAATATTATTGCACCTGGAGGAGAAGACCTGCATTGAAGGCTTTGTGGAGCTCCGTCAAAGAGCTCAAGTAGCTGTTTTAATCACAGACCCAATACCT GTTGCAAAGTACTTGACCTCCCAGTTCTACTCTCTGAACTACAGTCTCCGTCAGCGCATGGACATCCTTGAT GTATTGGTTTTGGCAGCTCAGGAACTGTCCTGTCCCAAATTCCATGGGAAGACCAAACATTCTGGTGTCCAAAAGCCTTGTATCCAGCTCCTTCCAGAAAGTGACAGCTCTAAGGGCTGGAGAAGAATTGTTGATGAGAGGATCAAAAGCAAGACTCGGAGATTTGATACG GGTCAGTCTCGTGTGGAACTGGCTTCCTGCCCAAACGAGTTCAATTCTGTTGCTggatatttctttttcccattgATTCAGCACTTTGACAG GCCTTTAACAACATTTGATCTCCTGGGAGAAGATCACTTAGTCCTTGGAAGGCTGGTTCACACTTTAGCAGTTCTGATGTACTTGGCTGTCAACACTGTG gcagtgacagcaatGGGAAAGGCTCTGCTGGAATTTGTTTGGGCACTGCGTTTCCACACGGACTC GTATGTGCGCCGGGGCCTTTTGTCCTGtatctcctccctgctcctcagtgTCCCTACGGAACGGATTCTGGCAGACATGACAGAAGAGCTGTTGGAGACTCAGTCCTGGCTGGGAG ATGTGATGGAGAAAGACCCCGATGGGGACTGCAGAAGGCTGGCCCTGCAAAACTTGCTGCTAATGGAGAACCTGAAAAAGAAACTTGAAGCTGTTCCTTCCTAG